The following coding sequences lie in one Trichoderma breve strain T069 chromosome 1, whole genome shotgun sequence genomic window:
- a CDS encoding sugar transporter domain-containing protein: MADNSTTRQNEPADDLAKGVFATAKQSWKDLFVWKQRVVVTNGYGETRCEWQEPDRFKNPISLFAQLSLKDWIFFIVGWLAWTADAFDFHALSIQTVKLSKYYNTSKTNITTAITLTLLLRSVGAAIFGLAGDKWGRKWPMVFNMLVLGALQIATIYSKTFQEFLAVRSLFGLFMGGVYGNAIAMALEQCPSNARGLMSGILQQGYSMGYVLAACANLGVGGATDSWKTVFWIGAGLSIGVGLLRIPFPESQQFLDAKKAGKKASSPGAFWRETRTMLAKEWKMCVYCIILMTWFNYYSHTSQDSYTTFMLEQKMLDNAGASRASILMKAGAVVGGTIIGYVSQFVGRRRTMMFAALMSAILIPAWILPEGERALSATGFFMQFFVQGAWGVIPIHLNELSPPAFRSSFPGVTYQLGNMISSPSAQIVNAISEKTFVTVAGGTKAEAYGPTMGIATAIIATGIFVTVMVGPERRGRNFDGVVAGVEQSDSEGKTIDEPMDEEKGESRVSQSEKI; encoded by the exons ATGGCAGATAACAGCACTACGAGGCAGAATGAGCCTGCCGACGACTTGGCCAAGGGCGTCTTCGCCACGGCCAAGCAGTCGTGGAAGGACCTCTTCGTCTGGAAGCAGCGCGTCGTCGTCACCAACGGCTACGGCGAGACACGTTGCGAGTGGCAAGAGCCCGACCGCTTCAAGAACCCCATCAGCCTGTTCGCCCAGCTGTCGCTCAAGGActggatcttcttcatcgtcggaTGGCTCGCCTGGACGGCCGACGCCTTCGACTTCCACGCGCTCTCGATTCAGACAGTGAAGCTCTCCAAGTACTACAACACCTCCAAGACGAACATCACGACAGCCATCACGCTCACATTGCTGCTTCGCTCCGTCGGCGCCGCCATCTTCGGTCTAGCAGGTGATAAATGGGGACGCAAGTGGCCCATGGTCTTCAACATGCTGGTACTGGGAGCCCTTCAGATTGCCACCATCTACAGCAAGACGTTTCAGGAATTTCTAGCGGTGCGAAGCTTGTTCGGCCTGTTTATGGGCGGTGTTTACGGCAATGCCATTGCCATGGCTCTGGAGCAGTGCCC ATCCAACGCGCGTGGCTTGATGTCAGGCATCTTGCAGCAAGGCTACTCCATGGGCTATGTCTTGGCTGCGTGCGCCAACCTTGGCGTTGGGGGCGCCACCGATTCGTGGAAGACTGTCTTTTGGATTGGAG CTGGATTGTCCATTGGTGTCGGCCTGCTCCGCATTCCCTTCCCCGAGTCTCAGCAGTTCCTCGATGCCAAAAAGGCCGGCAAgaaggcttcttctcccggAGCATTTTGGCGCGAGACCCGAACgatgctggccaaggagtGGAAGATGTGCGTCTACTGCATCATCCTCATGACGTGGTTCAACTATTATTCGCACACGTCGCAGGACTCGTACACCACCTTCATGCTCgagcagaagatgctggacaACGCCGGTGCTTCTCGTGCCTCGATCCTGATGAAGGCCGGCGCCGTCGTCGGAGGCACCATCATCGGATACGTCAGCCAGTTCGTAGGCCGTCGTCGCACCATGATGTTCGCTGCTCTCATGTCCGCCATCCTGATCCCCGCCTGGATCCTCCCCGAAGGCGAGCGCGCTCTCAGTGCCACCGGCTTCTTCATGCAGTTCTTCGTCCAGGGTGCTTGGGGCGTGAttcccatccatctcaacgaGCTGTCGCCCCCTGCTTTCCGTTCGTCCTTCCCTGGTGTCACCTATCAGCTCGGTAACATGATttcctcgccctcggccCAGATCGTCAACGCCATCTCGGAGAAGACCTTTGTGACTGTCGCCGGCGGTACGAAGGCTGAGGCCTACGGTCCTACCATGGGCATTGCCACGGCCATCATCGCTACTGGTATCTTTGTGACTGTCATGGTTGGACCCGAGCGACGTGGCCGCAACTTTGACGGTGTTGTTGCCGGTGTCGAGCAGAGCGACTCGGAGGGCAAGACCATCGATGAGCCTATGGACGAGGAGAAGGGCGAAAGCCGGGTATCACAATCAGAGAAGATTTAG